A portion of the Microbacterium sufflavum genome contains these proteins:
- a CDS encoding pyruvate carboxylase, protein MFQKILVANRGEIAIRAFRAAVEVGARTVAVFPHEDRGSVHRLKADEAYEIGERGHPVRAYLGVDEIIRVARESGADAIYPGYGFLSENPELAEKAAANGIVFIGPPAKVLEMAGNKVEAKRHAIEAGVPVLRSTEASDDVDALVAQAEDIGFPLFAKAVAGGGGRGMRRVETLGDLAPALAEAMREAGSAFGDPRMFLEQAVVRPRHIEVQILADKTGETVHLFERDCSVQRRHQKVVEIAPAPNLDDDVRHALHGYAVAFARSIGYENAGTVEFLLETAGERAGEVVFIEMNPRIQVEHTVTEEVTDVDLVQSQLRIAAGQTLAELGLQQENLHLRGAALQCRITTEDPTQGFRPDTGKITTYRSPGGAGIRLDGGTVHQGAQISPHFDSMLAKLTCRGRDFPAAVARARRALAEFRIRGVSTNIPFLQALLDDAAFVRGDVSTSFIDERPELLRGRVSKDRGTKILNWLVDVTVNKPHGAHPGVVDPVTKLPVIDLAATPPSGSRQRLLDLGPEGFARSLRAQTALAITDTTFRDAHQSLLATRVRTKDLVAAAPYLARLTPELLSVEAWGGATYDVALRFLGEDPWERLDKLRAALPNVAIQMLLRGRNTVGYTPYPTAVTQAFVAEAAASGVDIFRIFDALNDVEQMRPAIEAVRSTGTAVAEVALCYTGDLLDPAEELYTLDYYLGLADQIVAAGAHILAIKDMAGLLRPAAAAKLVTALRDRFDLPVHLHTHDTPGGQLATLLAASAAGVDAVDAASAPLSGTTSQPSLSSLVAALAHTERDSGLSLAAVSDLEPYWEAVRRQYAPFESGLPGPTGRVYHHEIPGGQLSNLRQQAKALGLADDFELIEDMYAAADRILGRVPKVTPSSKVVGDLALHLAAVKADPADFEANPEKYDVPESVVGFMAGELGDLPGGWPEPFRSKVLAGRSVRAGLTALTAEDEADLAGSSEQRRSRLNTLLFPAPTAEFRERRELFGDLSVLDTSDYLYGLVPGQEHLIEIDRGVQLYVGLEAIGDADDRGMRTVMTTLNGQLRPVFVRDRSVAVDAHEVEKADTSVPGQVAAPFSGVVTLKVEVGAAVRAGEPVASIEAMKMEAAITAPVDGVIERLAIAETQQVDAGDLLVVIRPSH, encoded by the coding sequence ATGTTCCAGAAGATCCTTGTGGCGAATCGCGGCGAGATCGCGATCCGGGCATTCCGAGCGGCAGTGGAGGTCGGGGCCCGCACTGTCGCGGTCTTCCCCCATGAAGACCGCGGTTCGGTGCACCGGCTGAAGGCCGACGAGGCGTACGAGATCGGTGAACGCGGCCACCCCGTCCGCGCCTACCTGGGCGTCGACGAGATCATCCGCGTCGCCCGTGAGTCGGGCGCCGACGCGATCTACCCGGGTTATGGCTTCCTGTCCGAGAACCCGGAACTCGCGGAGAAGGCCGCCGCGAACGGCATCGTCTTCATCGGACCGCCCGCGAAGGTCCTGGAGATGGCCGGCAACAAGGTCGAGGCCAAGCGCCATGCGATCGAGGCCGGGGTGCCGGTGCTCCGATCGACGGAGGCCTCCGACGACGTCGACGCCCTGGTCGCGCAGGCGGAGGACATCGGGTTCCCGCTGTTCGCCAAGGCGGTGGCTGGCGGCGGCGGTCGTGGCATGCGGCGCGTCGAGACCCTCGGCGACCTCGCTCCGGCACTGGCGGAGGCGATGCGCGAGGCCGGCAGTGCCTTCGGTGACCCACGAATGTTCCTGGAGCAGGCCGTCGTGCGCCCGCGCCACATCGAGGTGCAGATCCTGGCCGACAAGACGGGCGAGACCGTGCATCTGTTCGAGCGCGACTGCTCGGTGCAGCGACGCCATCAGAAGGTCGTCGAGATCGCCCCCGCGCCGAACCTCGACGACGACGTCCGCCACGCTCTGCACGGGTACGCCGTGGCCTTCGCGCGCTCGATCGGTTATGAGAACGCCGGCACCGTCGAGTTCCTTCTGGAGACCGCGGGGGAGCGGGCCGGGGAGGTCGTGTTCATCGAGATGAACCCGCGCATCCAGGTCGAGCACACCGTGACGGAGGAGGTCACCGACGTCGACCTCGTGCAGAGCCAGCTGCGCATCGCCGCCGGCCAGACCCTGGCCGAGCTCGGTCTGCAGCAGGAGAACCTGCACCTGCGCGGTGCGGCGCTCCAGTGCCGCATCACGACGGAGGACCCGACGCAGGGCTTCCGTCCCGACACCGGGAAGATCACCACCTACCGTTCGCCCGGTGGCGCGGGGATCCGGCTCGACGGGGGAACCGTGCACCAGGGCGCGCAGATCAGCCCGCACTTCGACTCGATGCTGGCGAAGCTCACCTGCCGCGGCCGCGACTTCCCCGCGGCGGTGGCCCGTGCCCGTCGCGCGCTCGCGGAGTTCCGCATCCGCGGGGTGTCGACCAACATCCCGTTCCTGCAGGCGCTGCTCGACGACGCCGCGTTCGTGCGTGGTGACGTCAGTACCTCCTTCATCGACGAGCGCCCCGAGCTCCTGCGCGGACGCGTGTCGAAGGACCGTGGCACCAAGATCCTCAACTGGCTCGTCGACGTCACGGTCAACAAGCCGCACGGCGCGCATCCCGGGGTCGTCGACCCGGTGACGAAGCTCCCCGTGATCGACCTCGCCGCGACGCCGCCGTCCGGGTCGAGACAGCGTCTGCTCGACCTCGGCCCCGAGGGGTTCGCCCGCAGCCTCCGTGCACAGACGGCGCTCGCGATCACCGACACCACCTTCCGTGACGCGCACCAGTCGCTGCTGGCCACCCGGGTGCGCACGAAGGACCTGGTCGCCGCGGCGCCCTACCTCGCCCGGCTCACGCCCGAGCTGCTGTCGGTCGAGGCCTGGGGCGGTGCGACCTACGACGTCGCGCTGCGGTTCCTCGGCGAAGACCCGTGGGAGCGCCTCGACAAGCTGCGTGCCGCCCTGCCCAACGTGGCGATCCAGATGCTGTTGCGAGGACGCAACACGGTCGGCTACACCCCGTACCCGACCGCGGTGACACAGGCGTTCGTGGCGGAGGCGGCGGCGAGCGGCGTCGACATCTTCCGCATCTTCGACGCCCTGAACGACGTCGAGCAGATGCGTCCGGCGATCGAGGCGGTACGCAGCACGGGCACGGCCGTCGCGGAGGTCGCGCTGTGCTACACCGGCGACCTGCTCGACCCGGCGGAGGAGCTCTACACCCTCGACTACTACCTCGGCCTGGCGGATCAGATCGTCGCCGCGGGTGCCCACATCCTCGCGATCAAGGACATGGCGGGCCTGCTGCGACCGGCGGCCGCGGCGAAGCTCGTGACGGCGCTGCGCGATCGGTTCGACCTCCCCGTGCACCTGCACACCCACGACACCCCGGGCGGGCAGCTGGCGACGCTCCTCGCGGCCAGCGCGGCGGGCGTCGATGCGGTCGATGCGGCTTCCGCACCGCTGTCGGGAACCACGAGCCAGCCGTCGCTGTCGTCGCTGGTGGCCGCGCTCGCGCACACCGAGCGCGACAGCGGGCTGTCGCTCGCGGCGGTGTCCGACCTCGAGCCGTACTGGGAGGCCGTGCGGCGGCAGTATGCGCCGTTCGAGTCCGGGCTGCCGGGACCCACGGGGCGGGTCTACCACCACGAGATCCCGGGCGGTCAGCTGTCGAACCTGCGACAGCAGGCGAAGGCTCTGGGGCTGGCGGACGACTTCGAGCTCATCGAGGACATGTACGCCGCCGCCGACCGGATCCTCGGACGCGTGCCGAAGGTGACACCCTCCTCGAAGGTCGTCGGAGATCTCGCTCTGCATCTCGCCGCGGTGAAGGCCGATCCCGCCGACTTCGAAGCGAACCCGGAGAAGTACGACGTGCCGGAATCCGTCGTCGGCTTCATGGCAGGCGAGCTCGGTGACCTGCCGGGCGGGTGGCCCGAGCCGTTCCGTTCCAAGGTGCTCGCCGGGCGATCGGTGCGTGCGGGGCTGACGGCCCTCACCGCCGAGGACGAGGCGGATCTCGCCGGATCGAGCGAGCAGCGCCGTTCGCGACTGAACACGCTGCTGTTCCCGGCGCCGACCGCCGAATTCCGTGAGCGCCGCGAGCTGTTCGGCGATCTGTCCGTGCTCGACACGAGCGACTACCTGTACGGGCTCGTTCCCGGGCAGGAGCACCTGATCGAGATCGACCGCGGTGTGCAGCTGTACGTCGGGCTCGAGGCGATCGGCGACGCCGACGACAGAGGCATGCGCACCGTGATGACGACGCTGAACGGTCAGCTCCGTCCGGTGTTCGTCCGCGACCGCTCCGTGGCGGTCGACGCGCACGAGGTGGAGAAGGCCGACACGTCCGTCCCCGGTCAGGTCGCGGCACCGTTCTCCGGAGTGGTCACGCTCAAGGTCGAGGTCGGTGCGGCCGTCAGGGCCGGGGAACCGGTGGCATCGATCGAGGCGATGAAGATGGAGGCGGCCATCACCGCCCCCGTCGACGGCGTGATCGAGCGGCTTGCCATCGCCGAGACCCAGCAGGTCGACGCGGGTGATCTTTTGGTCGTCATCCGTCCGTCGCACTAA
- the ftsR gene encoding transcriptional regulator FtsR, producing the protein MAATSARERSSSAGLLSIGQVLARLTPEFPDLTSSKLRFLEVQGIVRPSRTESGYRKFSTADIERLRLGLTLQRDHYLPLSVIREQLDQAEANGDAAALVPPPSISPAPRRYRRDELLAAAGAGPQLLNDAISTGVITAQETYPENTVALLRGLVALDRHGIEPRHLRSLRQGAEREVSLIESALSTLLRRTDAPSRARASELAPELASRIDDVRALFVKDALSRILS; encoded by the coding sequence ATGGCGGCGACTTCCGCCCGCGAACGCTCGTCGTCCGCGGGCCTGCTGAGTATCGGTCAGGTGCTCGCTCGCCTCACGCCGGAGTTCCCCGACCTGACCTCCAGCAAGCTGCGGTTCCTCGAGGTGCAGGGCATCGTGCGCCCGTCGCGCACCGAGTCGGGGTACCGCAAGTTCTCGACCGCCGACATCGAGCGGCTGCGCCTCGGGCTCACGCTCCAGCGCGACCACTACCTTCCACTGAGCGTGATCCGCGAGCAGCTCGACCAGGCCGAGGCGAACGGCGATGCCGCTGCCCTCGTGCCGCCGCCGTCGATCTCACCCGCGCCGCGTCGCTACCGCCGCGATGAGCTCCTCGCTGCCGCCGGCGCCGGGCCGCAGCTGCTCAACGACGCCATCAGCACCGGCGTCATCACCGCGCAGGAGACCTATCCGGAGAACACGGTGGCGCTCCTGCGGGGACTCGTGGCGCTCGACCGGCACGGCATCGAGCCGCGTCACCTGCGTTCGCTGCGCCAAGGGGCGGAGCGGGAGGTGTCGCTGATCGAGTCGGCACTGTCGACACTGCTCCGACGCACGGACGCGCCGTCGCGCGCGCGAGCGAGCGAACTGGCTCCGGAGCTCGCGTCACGGATCGACGACGTGCGGGCGCTGTTCGTGAAGGACGCGCTGTCGCGCATCCTTTCGTAA
- a CDS encoding MinD/ParA family ATP-binding protein, producing the protein MTTKKTGDPDENPLGVLDDTGSIDTAGIGILGGTAQVRVTLPIEEDDDLVDDGVVDGEVVGDLIIDDVAVEGAPVPIAAAAITISSTPVTPPVEEATTASPASSDTPPPAPAPEKPIVKAAIDEGAQRPAGSETDAVREAIVLDDSSAGDEPGSDDVSSPHAEEEAAAARFLAKAGADAGAAASPSSVSPGPSPRKEPRMSTSDSRSVTPSPVQPAPAAEVTLASKRLGELSESARESADLLTADRLLDPHHVTKPEPEGGWSHFLYTVSGRRINIGDSRRARERKALTARIGAPLTGGARFIPVLSRKGGVGKTTITALLGMALADAREDRVIAVDANPDRGTLADRVVRPQHGKSVRDLVRIRDEVRGYHDISAIVARDATRLDVLASDADPHVAEAFSDTDYRDVAAVAAHYYSLVLTDTGTGIVHSVMSATLDLADQLVIVSGLSVDEARLASETLTWLETNGYTEQARNAIVVLNQSTPGSPLVRLNELQAHFATRVRSVVRVPYDPQIAGGGSIVFANLQPETRTAARELAALLVEGLRAKAA; encoded by the coding sequence GTGACCACGAAGAAGACAGGCGACCCCGACGAGAATCCGCTGGGGGTGCTGGACGACACCGGGTCGATCGACACGGCGGGCATCGGCATCCTCGGCGGGACCGCCCAGGTGCGGGTGACGCTGCCGATCGAGGAGGACGACGACCTCGTCGATGACGGTGTCGTGGACGGCGAGGTGGTGGGGGACCTCATCATCGACGACGTCGCGGTCGAGGGCGCCCCTGTCCCGATCGCCGCTGCGGCGATCACGATCAGCTCGACGCCCGTGACCCCGCCGGTGGAAGAGGCGACGACGGCGTCGCCGGCGTCGTCCGATACGCCGCCGCCCGCCCCGGCGCCGGAGAAGCCGATCGTGAAAGCCGCGATCGACGAGGGGGCTCAGCGACCCGCCGGGTCCGAGACCGATGCGGTGCGGGAGGCGATCGTGCTCGACGACTCGTCCGCGGGCGACGAGCCCGGCTCGGACGACGTCTCCTCCCCGCACGCCGAGGAGGAGGCGGCCGCCGCCCGCTTCCTCGCGAAGGCTGGTGCGGATGCGGGGGCTGCTGCCTCCCCGTCCTCCGTCTCGCCAGGTCCATCGCCCCGGAAGGAGCCACGGATGTCCACGTCCGACAGCCGATCCGTCACCCCGTCGCCGGTGCAGCCCGCACCCGCCGCCGAGGTCACCCTCGCCTCGAAGCGCCTCGGGGAGCTCAGCGAGTCCGCGCGTGAGTCCGCCGATCTGCTGACGGCCGACCGTCTGCTCGACCCGCACCACGTCACCAAGCCCGAGCCGGAGGGCGGCTGGAGCCACTTCCTCTATACGGTGTCCGGTCGACGGATCAACATCGGTGACAGCCGACGGGCCCGCGAACGCAAGGCGCTCACGGCGCGCATCGGCGCGCCGCTGACGGGCGGTGCGCGCTTCATCCCCGTACTGTCCCGCAAGGGCGGCGTGGGCAAGACCACCATCACCGCGCTTCTCGGTATGGCTCTCGCCGATGCCCGCGAGGACCGCGTGATCGCCGTGGACGCGAACCCGGATCGCGGCACCCTCGCCGACCGGGTCGTCCGTCCGCAGCACGGCAAGTCCGTGCGCGATCTCGTCCGTATCCGTGACGAGGTGCGCGGCTACCACGACATCTCCGCGATCGTGGCTCGTGACGCGACCAGGCTCGACGTGCTCGCGTCCGACGCCGACCCCCACGTGGCCGAGGCCTTCAGCGACACCGACTACCGCGATGTCGCCGCGGTCGCCGCGCACTACTACTCGCTCGTCCTCACCGACACCGGCACCGGCATCGTGCACTCGGTGATGTCGGCCACGCTCGATCTCGCCGATCAGCTCGTGATCGTGTCGGGTCTCAGCGTCGACGAGGCACGCCTCGCGTCCGAGACGCTCACGTGGCTGGAGACCAACGGCTACACCGAGCAGGCGCGCAACGCGATCGTGGTGCTCAACCAGTCCACGCCGGGCAGCCCGCTCGTGCGCCTCAACGAGCTGCAGGCCCACTTCGCCACCCGGGTGCGCAGCGTGGTGCGGGTCCCGTACGACCCGCAGATCGCAGGCGGAGGGAGCATCGTGTTCGCGAACCTGCAGCCGGAGACCCGCACGGCTGCGCGGGAGCTCGCCGCCCTGCTCGTCGAGGGCCTGCGGGCGAAGGCCGCCTGA
- a CDS encoding MerR family transcriptional regulator: MNADELAGDPRFVTELLFTDGLPAMDDEVGYRGAVAARAAGITYRQLDYWARTELVVPTVRGASGSGSQRLYGFRDILVLKLVKSLLDTGISLQQIRTAVEELRRAGIRDLAGTTLMSDGASVYLCTSNDEVIDLVSRGQGVFGIAVGKVLREVESTLVAFDPTAPDPVDELSARRAKRTA, encoded by the coding sequence ATGAATGCGGATGAGCTCGCAGGCGACCCGCGGTTCGTGACCGAACTCCTCTTCACCGACGGTCTCCCGGCCATGGACGACGAGGTCGGCTACCGCGGCGCCGTGGCCGCTCGCGCCGCCGGCATCACGTATCGCCAGCTCGACTACTGGGCCCGCACCGAGCTCGTCGTGCCCACCGTCCGTGGCGCCAGTGGCTCCGGATCGCAGCGTCTGTACGGCTTCCGTGACATCCTCGTCCTCAAGCTCGTCAAGAGCCTGCTCGACACCGGCATCTCCCTGCAGCAGATCCGCACCGCGGTGGAGGAGTTGCGCCGGGCCGGTATCCGCGACCTCGCGGGAACCACGCTCATGAGCGACGGCGCCTCGGTCTACCTCTGCACGTCCAACGACGAGGTCATCGACCTGGTCAGTCGCGGGCAGGGCGTGTTCGGCATCGCCGTCGGCAAGGTGCTCCGCGAGGTGGAGTCGACACTGGTCGCATTCGACCCGACCGCACCGGACCCCGTCGACGAACTGTCGGCACGCCGGGCGAAGCGCACCGCCTGA
- a CDS encoding copper resistance CopC family protein, which translates to MKTKALRHPATPIALAAALLAAFLVLFSPLSASAHDALVSSSPAADSSVETVPSELTLTFSAKLIDGEGATEVVVTDPSGATVTEGPATVDGAIVTQPLSGSGPAGAYHVVWKVVSSDGHPTSGEFSFTVTGGDEAATDAPTTAPATTAPATAAPTDQTPTPASPAPTAPDDAGASAWIWVLVVLAVLIVIGVAVWLTMRRRGGTAPSDSDAPTER; encoded by the coding sequence GTGAAGACCAAAGCCCTGCGCCACCCGGCCACCCCGATCGCCCTCGCCGCGGCCCTCCTCGCCGCCTTCCTCGTGCTCTTCTCCCCCCTCTCCGCCTCGGCACACGACGCCCTGGTGTCGTCGTCGCCCGCAGCGGACTCCTCGGTCGAGACGGTTCCCTCCGAGCTCACCCTCACCTTCAGCGCGAAGCTGATCGACGGCGAGGGCGCGACCGAGGTGGTCGTGACCGACCCCTCCGGCGCGACGGTCACCGAAGGGCCGGCGACCGTGGACGGCGCGATCGTCACGCAGCCGCTCAGCGGCAGCGGCCCCGCCGGCGCCTATCACGTGGTGTGGAAGGTCGTGTCCAGCGACGGTCATCCCACCTCCGGCGAGTTCTCCTTCACGGTCACCGGCGGCGACGAGGCAGCGACCGACGCGCCGACCACCGCCCCCGCGACCACCGCTCCCGCCACCGCGGCCCCGACCGACCAGACCCCGACGCCCGCATCCCCCGCCCCGACGGCACCCGACGACGCGGGCGCATCGGCGTGGATCTGGGTGCTCGTGGTCCTCGCCGTCCTGATCGTGATCGGCGTCGCCGTGTGGCTGACGATGCGCCGTCGCGGCGGCACCGCTCCGTCCGATTCCGACGCCCCCACCGAGCGATAG
- a CDS encoding FHA domain-containing protein → MTDSDSRPAGEAAIHRSGDQKHDVTQTFGHDSDLSFVPFGVELTDVEQSAISALPSGSALLLVRSGALAGARYLLDTDVTTVGRHPEADIFFDDVTVSRRHAEITRNGAAFEIIDQRSLNGTYVNGERVDRSTLTDGAELRVGKFRLNFFASPLDRPAANA, encoded by the coding sequence GTGACAGACAGCGACAGCCGACCGGCCGGTGAAGCCGCCATCCATCGCTCCGGCGACCAGAAGCACGATGTGACGCAGACGTTCGGACACGACTCCGACCTGTCGTTCGTGCCGTTCGGCGTGGAGTTGACAGATGTCGAGCAGTCGGCCATCTCGGCGCTGCCCTCCGGCTCGGCTTTGCTGCTGGTCCGTTCGGGCGCCCTGGCCGGGGCACGCTACCTGCTCGACACCGACGTGACCACCGTCGGCCGCCACCCCGAGGCCGACATCTTCTTCGATGACGTGACCGTGTCTCGTCGGCATGCGGAGATCACGCGCAACGGCGCCGCGTTCGAGATCATCGACCAGCGGTCGCTCAACGGCACCTACGTGAACGGGGAGCGCGTCGACCGCAGCACGCTCACCGACGGTGCCGAGCTTCGTGTCGGCAAGTTCCGGCTGAACTTCTTCGCCTCGCCCCTCGATCGTCCGGCGGCGAACGCCTGA
- a CDS encoding FAD-dependent oxidoreductase: MPEHDVLVVGGGPVGLLVACLLAQDGRRVRVHEQRAEPGRRTRAIGIHRPGLDALDAAGVGTAARAEALRLTGGEVRSRGRRLASLDFTADRPVYTLPQPRTEGLLRERLQRLQGDALRLGSTVRSVRDDGTVVRVGVDGTDGRREETASMVVVADGVRSRLRRAFGVDWARRPGRARYAMLDVEAPTTDHRAVLFFEPDGLVESFPLPGDRRRWVVREGQGGPVASAAELAAVVAARTGQRLVVDDRATVSSFVAAQHVAERVHRGRVVLLGDAAHEVSPIGGQGMNLGWTAALRLAAVLRDTEPGDRPDLDAFARRTRTAAARAQRRSAFFMAMGAPAPVPVVAGRESLVRTLGSPALRAWTTGLLTMHGL, from the coding sequence GTGCCGGAACATGACGTGCTCGTGGTCGGCGGCGGCCCCGTCGGGCTGCTCGTGGCGTGCCTGCTGGCACAGGACGGTCGGCGGGTGCGCGTGCACGAGCAGCGCGCGGAGCCCGGGCGGCGGACGCGCGCGATCGGCATTCACCGTCCGGGGCTCGATGCCCTCGACGCGGCAGGGGTGGGCACAGCAGCGCGAGCGGAGGCGCTGCGACTGACGGGCGGCGAGGTGCGCAGCAGGGGGCGGCGCCTCGCGTCACTGGACTTCACCGCGGACCGACCCGTCTACACACTGCCGCAGCCGCGGACGGAGGGGCTGCTGCGGGAGCGGTTGCAGCGTCTGCAGGGGGATGCGCTGCGCCTGGGCTCGACCGTCCGCTCGGTGCGCGACGACGGCACGGTCGTGCGGGTGGGCGTCGACGGCACCGACGGGCGGCGCGAGGAGACGGCGTCGATGGTCGTGGTCGCCGACGGTGTGCGCAGTCGTCTGCGTCGCGCGTTCGGGGTGGACTGGGCGCGCCGACCGGGGCGGGCGCGCTACGCGATGCTCGACGTGGAGGCGCCGACGACCGACCACCGCGCGGTGCTGTTCTTCGAGCCGGACGGCCTCGTGGAGTCGTTCCCCCTCCCCGGCGACCGTCGGCGGTGGGTGGTGCGCGAGGGTCAGGGTGGTCCGGTGGCGTCCGCGGCCGAGCTCGCGGCGGTCGTCGCGGCGCGCACCGGGCAGCGGCTGGTCGTGGACGACCGCGCCACGGTGTCGTCCTTCGTCGCCGCGCAGCATGTGGCGGAGCGGGTGCACCGGGGGCGCGTGGTGCTCCTGGGCGATGCGGCGCACGAGGTGAGCCCGATCGGTGGTCAGGGCATGAACCTCGGCTGGACGGCTGCGCTCCGGCTCGCCGCCGTCCTGCGCGACACCGAGCCGGGCGACAGGCCCGACCTCGACGCCTTCGCCCGTCGCACGCGGACGGCCGCCGCGCGGGCCCAGCGGCGCTCGGCGTTCTTCATGGCGATGGGCGCCCCCGCGCCGGTGCCGGTCGTCGCGGGCCGGGAGTCCCTGGTCCGCACGCTCGGCTCACCGGCGCTGCGCGCATGGACGACCGGCCTCCTCACGATGCACGGTCTCTGA
- a CDS encoding ParA family protein produces MHVLSVSSLKGGVGKTTVTLGLASAAFARGVRTLVVDLDPQSDVSTGMDIQVAGRLNVADVLANPKEKTVRQAITSSGWAKVHPGTIDVLIGSPSAINFDGPHPSVRDVWKLEEALAAVEADYDLVLIDCAPSLNALTRTAWAASDRVMVVTEPGLFSVAAADRALRAIEEIRRGLSPRLQPLGIVVNRVRPQSIEHQFRIKELRDMFGPLVLSPQLPERTSLQQAQGAAKPLHIWPGDSAQELAADFDQLLDRIIRTGRIPVPESGPQS; encoded by the coding sequence GTGCACGTACTCAGCGTCAGCTCTCTCAAGGGGGGCGTCGGCAAGACGACCGTGACACTCGGGCTGGCCTCCGCGGCTTTCGCTCGGGGCGTCCGGACGCTCGTCGTCGACCTCGATCCGCAGTCCGACGTCTCCACCGGGATGGACATCCAGGTCGCCGGGCGACTCAACGTCGCCGACGTCCTGGCCAACCCGAAGGAGAAGACCGTCCGTCAGGCGATCACCTCCAGCGGCTGGGCCAAGGTCCACCCCGGGACCATCGACGTGCTGATCGGCAGCCCGTCCGCCATCAACTTCGACGGACCGCACCCGAGCGTCCGCGACGTCTGGAAGCTCGAGGAGGCGCTGGCGGCCGTGGAGGCCGACTACGACCTCGTGCTCATCGACTGCGCCCCGTCGCTGAACGCGCTGACCCGCACCGCGTGGGCGGCGAGCGACCGCGTGATGGTGGTGACCGAGCCCGGGCTCTTCTCCGTGGCGGCGGCCGACCGCGCGCTGCGCGCCATCGAAGAGATCCGTCGCGGCCTGTCGCCTCGCCTCCAGCCGCTCGGCATCGTGGTGAACCGCGTGCGCCCGCAGTCCATCGAGCACCAGTTCCGCATCAAGGAGCTGCGCGACATGTTCGGTCCCCTCGTGCTCTCCCCCCAGCTGCCCGAGCGCACGTCGCTGCAGCAGGCGCAGGGCGCGGCGAAGCCGCTGCATATCTGGCCGGGCGACTCCGCACAGGAGCTTGCGGCCGACTTCGATCAGCTGCTCGACCGCATCATCCGCACCGGACGGATCCCCGTCCCGGAGAGCGGTCCGCAGAGCTGA
- the lpdA gene encoding dihydrolipoyl dehydrogenase translates to MPHYDVVILGAGPGGYVAAVRSAQLGLSTAIIEEKYWGGVCLNVGCIPSKALLKNAELAHTLKHKADFFGISGDFTIDYGKAFDRSRVVADGRVKGIHFLMKKNKVTEYDGRGTFTGPKAISVAKADGTTEEVTFDNAIIATGSKVRLLPGVQLSDNVVTYEEQILSRELPKSIVIVGAGAIGMEFAYVMTNYGVKVTIIEFLDRALPNEDADVSKEITKQYKNYGVDILTSTKVESVVDNGSSVTVSYTGKDGQQSSIEADKVLMSVGFAPNVEGFGLENTGVKLTERGAIDIDDHMRTNVEGIYAIGDVTAKLQLAHVAEAQGVVAAETIGGAETMTLGDYRMMPRATFCSPQVASFGLTEQQAKDEGREIKVATFPFMANGKAHGLGEPVGFVKLIADAEHLELIGAHMIGPDVSELLPELTLAQKWDLTALELARNVHTHPTLSEALQEGFHGLAGHMINF, encoded by the coding sequence ATGCCACACTACGACGTCGTCATCCTTGGTGCAGGTCCTGGCGGATACGTCGCTGCGGTTCGCAGCGCACAGCTCGGCCTGTCCACCGCGATCATCGAGGAGAAGTACTGGGGTGGTGTGTGCCTCAACGTCGGCTGCATCCCCTCCAAGGCGCTCCTGAAGAACGCGGAGCTCGCGCACACCCTGAAGCACAAGGCCGACTTCTTCGGCATCTCCGGCGACTTCACCATCGACTACGGCAAGGCGTTCGACCGCAGCCGCGTCGTGGCCGACGGGCGCGTCAAGGGCATCCACTTCCTCATGAAGAAGAACAAGGTGACCGAGTACGACGGGCGCGGCACGTTCACCGGCCCGAAGGCCATCTCGGTGGCCAAAGCCGACGGCACGACCGAAGAGGTCACGTTCGACAACGCGATCATCGCGACGGGCTCCAAGGTGCGTCTGCTTCCGGGCGTGCAGCTGAGCGACAACGTGGTGACGTACGAGGAGCAGATCCTCTCCCGTGAGCTGCCGAAGTCCATCGTGATCGTCGGCGCCGGCGCGATCGGCATGGAGTTCGCCTACGTGATGACGAACTACGGCGTGAAGGTCACGATCATCGAGTTCCTCGACCGTGCGCTCCCCAACGAGGACGCCGATGTGTCGAAGGAGATCACGAAGCAGTACAAGAACTACGGCGTCGACATCCTCACCTCCACCAAGGTCGAGTCGGTCGTCGACAACGGCTCGTCCGTCACCGTGTCGTACACGGGCAAGGACGGCCAGCAGAGCTCGATCGAGGCCGACAAGGTGCTCATGTCGGTCGGGTTCGCCCCGAACGTCGAGGGCTTCGGGCTCGAGAACACGGGCGTGAAACTCACCGAGCGCGGCGCGATCGACATCGACGACCACATGCGCACCAACGTCGAGGGCATCTACGCCATCGGCGACGTGACGGCCAAGCTGCAGCTCGCCCACGTGGCCGAGGCACAGGGCGTGGTCGCGGCCGAGACCATCGGCGGCGCGGAGACGATGACCCTGGGCGACTACCGGATGATGCCGCGCGCGACGTTCTGCTCGCCGCAGGTCGCGTCGTTCGGGCTCACCGAGCAGCAGGCGAAGGACGAGGGGCGCGAGATCAAGGTCGCGACGTTCCCGTTCATGGCCAACGGCAAGGCGCACGGCCTCGGCGAGCCGGTCGGCTTCGTCAAGCTCATCGCCGACGCCGAGCACCTCGAGCTCATCGGTGCGCACATGATCGGCCCCGACGTGTCGGAGCTGCTGCCCGAGCTCACGCTCGCCCAGAAGTGGGACCTCACGGCGCTCGAGCTGGCACGCAACGTGCACACGCACCCGACGCTGTCGGAGGCCCTGCAGGAGGGCTTCCACGGCCTCGCCGGCCACATGATCAACTTCTGA